A part of Silvimonas soli genomic DNA contains:
- a CDS encoding heparinase II/III domain-containing protein, with protein MAKYLRLSMIASGCVLLALLEAGIVHAADADKDVRERMGDVKAGTGTYAPARQATDDWDRARNLAKNDPAWRDWVTQRRYGLNAWMKLSHDNADLPVGWVHDYVDPSTGAWLTWTPSTPMPAATGSNQKQIAAWVALERLYNQGQMLEAARQFKLQGDVRYRDWAAAQMDFYARNYMKFPLQTWNGQSRMFSQALDESNQMFLLVEVIRLLRGSVDNARIADWQTNLIAPMVANQMQSRRKVHNISVWEAGAITAAGMEFNNQEWISSGRDGPLGLRGLLDGGMSSDDFWFEGSLSYQEYVVQALVSVLTAASVRNQLDSLKDVLWRAQNLMIAPAQLTFQPGVSPAINDTPPNRPSPNRPLWAQSYRVLPTWVALSDVATARSWDTLLDPPAASTKPQAVPAVVSRHFPGLDAVQVVNRDWHALMVYGQKAPSHAHQEALNLQLQHGDTWILQSPGTVGYGSPLHARYFRLAPAHNVPLIDGDGQMPYPSEGRFIALSADGNAATAAHPTYRKDAAVQRQMAVSGNDFVDTVDITRSSSAPARLGLIYNTLCQVTPDGAKAGSGDLPEGSAFSYWKNTTVYAAPANWSATLVCGNKSFRFSVSGPALQRVFVGSVPSSVKPYFRQGIYLEGNAAGAHFVTRFTPLN; from the coding sequence ATGGCTAAGTATTTGCGACTGAGCATGATAGCCAGTGGATGCGTTTTGCTGGCGCTGCTTGAGGCAGGCATTGTCCATGCCGCGGACGCAGACAAAGACGTGCGCGAACGCATGGGTGACGTCAAGGCGGGCACCGGGACTTATGCTCCGGCCAGGCAGGCCACCGACGATTGGGACCGCGCGCGTAATCTGGCCAAAAATGATCCGGCCTGGCGCGACTGGGTTACCCAGCGGCGCTATGGTCTTAATGCCTGGATGAAGCTGTCGCATGACAACGCAGATCTGCCCGTGGGCTGGGTGCACGACTATGTCGATCCATCCACCGGCGCCTGGCTGACCTGGACGCCATCCACGCCCATGCCGGCAGCCACCGGCAGCAATCAAAAACAGATCGCCGCCTGGGTGGCGCTGGAGCGCTTGTACAACCAGGGACAGATGCTGGAGGCCGCGCGGCAATTCAAGCTGCAGGGCGATGTGCGCTATCGCGACTGGGCCGCCGCGCAAATGGATTTCTACGCCCGCAATTACATGAAGTTCCCATTGCAGACCTGGAACGGTCAGTCGCGCATGTTTTCGCAGGCGCTGGACGAATCCAACCAGATGTTCCTGCTGGTGGAGGTGATCCGCTTGTTGCGCGGCAGTGTGGATAACGCGCGCATTGCCGACTGGCAAACCAATCTGATTGCGCCGATGGTCGCCAATCAGATGCAGTCGCGGCGCAAAGTACACAATATCTCGGTGTGGGAGGCGGGCGCGATTACCGCCGCTGGCATGGAGTTCAACAATCAGGAATGGATCAGCAGCGGTCGTGATGGCCCACTGGGTTTGCGCGGCCTGCTCGATGGCGGCATGTCCAGCGACGATTTCTGGTTCGAGGGCTCGTTGTCGTATCAGGAATACGTAGTGCAGGCGCTGGTTTCCGTGTTGACGGCCGCGTCGGTACGCAACCAGCTCGATAGCCTGAAAGACGTGTTATGGCGGGCGCAAAACCTGATGATTGCGCCGGCGCAGCTGACCTTCCAGCCGGGTGTTTCGCCAGCAATTAACGATACGCCGCCAAACCGGCCATCACCCAACCGTCCGTTGTGGGCACAGTCGTATCGTGTGTTGCCCACCTGGGTGGCGCTGAGCGACGTTGCCACCGCCCGCAGTTGGGACACATTGCTTGATCCGCCCGCCGCCTCGACCAAGCCCCAGGCGGTGCCTGCGGTGGTGTCTCGCCATTTCCCCGGACTGGATGCGGTGCAAGTGGTTAATCGCGACTGGCACGCCTTGATGGTTTACGGCCAGAAGGCGCCATCGCATGCTCACCAGGAAGCGCTGAATCTGCAACTGCAGCATGGCGATACCTGGATTCTGCAGTCACCTGGCACCGTGGGTTACGGCTCGCCATTGCATGCCCGCTATTTCCGGCTGGCCCCGGCGCATAACGTGCCGTTGATTGATGGTGACGGGCAAATGCCGTATCCGTCAGAAGGGCGTTTCATTGCGTTGTCTGCAGACGGCAATGCCGCTACGGCCGCGCATCCGACCTATCGCAAAGATGCCGCCGTGCAACGGCAAATGGCCGTCAGCGGAAATGACTTTGTCGATACCGTTGATATCACCCGGTCATCATCAGCACCGGCCCGGCTAGGGCTGATCTACAACACCCTGTGCCAGGTGACGCCAGATGGCGCCAAGGCGGGGTCGGGCGACTTACCCGAGGGCAGCGCCTTCAGCTACTGGAAGAACACCACCGTTTACGCCGCGCCTGCCAACTGGTCGGCCACTTTGGTTTGCGGCAATAAAAGCTTTCGTTTCAGCGTGTCTGGCCCCGCATTGCAACGGGTATTTGTCGGCTCGGTGCCAAGTTCAGTCAAGCCGTATTTCCGCCAGGGCATTTACCTGGAAGGGAATGCCGCCGGGGCTCACTTTGTCACGCGCTTTACTCCTTTGAATTAG
- a CDS encoding lipopolysaccharide biosynthesis protein → MNIRVDDGAILADDNVASKVRSSLIWSAVRNWGGRLVGFVIYFQLVRLLDPASIGAFAAAFAVFAFLELFVDQGLGDAILQRPTVSQGQLNTVFLLNFLVSLLVVGGIWLCAPLVEQGMKIHGLSNILRIGSLSLLINALGFCQLALFRREFQFKRLAMRGLVSTLAGGVAGVALAWLGFGVWALVAQLLVAAVVNLAMLWWRSRWYPSRELDFSGLGQMSRFGINILGVRVIEFSNYRLIDLAVGFWLGVVSLGMYSVGSKLYYIFAQLLGSVLLDVAMPAFSRMAGDRVRMREVYYQAVTMTVFVAVPVWILVAALAPELCHVAFGARWAGSEHILVPLAFLGAAQAVQYYDSTILNACGKPSHSLLLSSLKAVATLISIWIAHSYSLLAIVIGCALAQVALMPLSYWLVRHALAISLREWLGRILPFLAAVVVLWGGIYLLAEPCASWPPLLALVFKGGVGAVLYLGTLGLFARQRLMGLLVAIRSLKHG, encoded by the coding sequence ATGAATATCCGGGTCGATGATGGTGCGATCCTGGCCGACGATAACGTTGCCAGCAAAGTGCGCTCCAGCCTGATCTGGTCGGCGGTGCGCAACTGGGGTGGCCGCCTGGTCGGGTTTGTTATTTATTTTCAGCTGGTGCGCTTGCTCGATCCGGCATCGATTGGCGCCTTTGCCGCTGCTTTCGCCGTGTTCGCCTTTCTCGAACTCTTTGTAGATCAGGGCTTGGGCGATGCCATCTTGCAGCGCCCCACGGTATCGCAAGGCCAGCTCAATACGGTTTTCCTGCTTAATTTTCTGGTGTCGCTGCTGGTTGTCGGCGGCATCTGGCTGTGCGCGCCGCTGGTCGAGCAGGGCATGAAGATTCATGGGCTCTCCAATATCTTGCGCATTGGCAGTTTGTCTTTGTTGATCAACGCCTTGGGGTTTTGCCAACTGGCGCTGTTCCGGCGCGAATTTCAGTTCAAGCGCCTGGCCATGCGCGGGCTGGTGTCCACGCTGGCGGGCGGGGTGGCTGGCGTAGCACTGGCCTGGCTGGGTTTTGGCGTGTGGGCATTGGTTGCGCAATTGCTGGTCGCAGCGGTGGTTAATCTGGCCATGCTGTGGTGGCGTTCGCGCTGGTACCCAAGCCGGGAACTCGATTTTTCCGGACTGGGCCAGATGAGTCGCTTCGGCATCAATATTCTGGGCGTGCGCGTCATCGAGTTCAGCAACTATCGGCTGATCGACCTGGCCGTTGGATTCTGGCTCGGCGTGGTCAGTCTGGGGATGTATTCGGTTGGCTCCAAACTGTATTACATCTTTGCCCAGCTGCTCGGTTCGGTTTTGCTGGATGTAGCCATGCCGGCTTTCTCACGCATGGCCGGAGATCGTGTTCGCATGCGCGAGGTGTACTACCAGGCGGTGACCATGACGGTGTTTGTCGCCGTGCCGGTGTGGATATTGGTTGCCGCGCTGGCACCAGAGCTATGCCACGTGGCGTTCGGCGCGCGCTGGGCAGGCAGCGAACACATTCTGGTGCCGCTGGCCTTTTTGGGCGCGGCTCAGGCAGTGCAGTACTACGACAGCACCATTCTGAATGCCTGCGGCAAACCGTCGCACTCCTTGTTGCTGTCCTCACTCAAAGCCGTGGCGACCCTGATCAGCATCTGGATTGCGCACAGTTATTCCTTGTTGGCCATCGTCATTGGTTGCGCCTTGGCCCAGGTCGCGCTGATGCCGCTGAGCTACTGGCTGGTGCGGCACGCGTTGGCGATTTCGCTGCGCGAATGGCTGGGCCGGATACTGCCTTTCCTCGCTGCAGTGGTGGTGTTGTGGGGCGGCATTTATCTGCTGGCCGAGCCTTGCGCTAGCTGGCCACCGTTACTCGCACTGGTGTTCAAGGGCGGTGTTGGTGCTGTGTTGTATCTGGGAACGCTGGGTTTGTTTGCCCGCCAGCGTTTGATGGGTTTACTGGTCGCAATCAGGAGTCTGAAACATGGCTAA